The following are encoded together in the Mumia sp. Pv4-285 genome:
- a CDS encoding ABC transporter ATP-binding protein has product MTTQETPPAVRRAATREDAGRVLPRIAHLLAPYKGKMLLVGLAVVTGAVLASLAPFLTKAVFDDALFPSQSSPTDGGAPDIELLGWLVAGLCVIPILTALIGIGQNFLTSTIGNSAMADLRGRLFAHLQTMELGFFTATKTGAIQSRLANDVSGVRTVLTDTATTILQNAVTVISAFVAMLILSWQLTIITLVLMPLFVVIQVRVGRRRQRLARKTQESLSEMTAITEEALSVSGILLAKVFNRSESETLRYREENQRQTHLQVTAAMTGRTFFALVQTFFAITPALIYLVAGLMLTGRFDYSGGTLTAGTLVAFTTLQARLQMPLIQLMRVTLDVQTSLALFRRIFEYLDLEPAIVERPDARPLPDTGEGGHVEFRAVSFRYPPPRLLGVQAREDEETGEVSATAAPAAAEERWTLHDVSLTVEPGRLAAIVGPSGSGKTTMTYLVPRFYDVTEGAVLIDGVDVREATERSLATAVGMVTQEPYLFHGTVYENIAYAKEGATPAEVEQAARDANIHDRIMSFAEGYDTVTGERGYRLSGGEKQRVAIARVFLMNPRVLILDEATSALDTETERLVQDALERATAGRTTIAIAHRLSTIQNADVIFGLEDGELVEQGTHTELLAHGGLYSRLYVEQFGGGQIEGRFRDGVLFRDGTCVREGEDHPRADVRI; this is encoded by the coding sequence ATGACCACGCAGGAGACCCCGCCGGCCGTACGCCGTGCCGCCACCCGGGAGGACGCGGGGCGGGTGCTCCCGCGCATCGCCCACCTCCTGGCGCCCTACAAGGGCAAGATGCTCCTCGTCGGGCTCGCCGTCGTCACCGGCGCCGTGCTCGCCTCGCTCGCACCCTTCCTGACGAAGGCGGTCTTCGACGACGCACTCTTCCCGTCACAGAGCAGCCCGACGGACGGAGGCGCCCCGGACATCGAGCTCCTGGGCTGGCTCGTCGCCGGCCTGTGCGTGATCCCGATCCTGACGGCGCTGATCGGGATCGGTCAGAACTTCCTCACGTCGACGATCGGCAACTCGGCGATGGCCGACCTCCGGGGCAGGCTGTTCGCGCACCTGCAGACGATGGAGCTCGGGTTCTTCACCGCCACCAAGACAGGCGCGATCCAGTCCCGGCTCGCCAACGACGTCAGCGGTGTCCGGACCGTCCTCACCGACACCGCGACGACGATCCTGCAGAACGCCGTCACCGTCATCTCGGCGTTCGTCGCGATGCTGATCCTCTCGTGGCAGCTCACGATCATCACGCTGGTCCTGATGCCGCTCTTCGTCGTCATCCAGGTCCGGGTCGGCCGGCGCCGTCAACGCCTCGCCCGCAAGACCCAGGAGTCGTTGTCGGAGATGACCGCGATCACCGAGGAGGCGCTGTCGGTGTCCGGCATCCTGCTCGCCAAGGTCTTCAACCGCTCGGAGAGCGAGACGCTGCGCTACCGCGAGGAGAACCAGCGCCAGACCCACCTCCAGGTCACGGCGGCGATGACCGGCAGGACGTTCTTCGCACTCGTGCAGACCTTCTTCGCGATCACGCCCGCGCTCATCTACCTCGTGGCGGGTCTGATGCTCACCGGCCGATTCGACTACTCCGGCGGGACGCTCACCGCCGGGACGCTGGTCGCGTTCACGACCCTGCAGGCGCGGCTCCAGATGCCGCTCATCCAGCTCATGCGGGTCACGCTCGACGTGCAGACGTCGCTCGCGCTGTTCCGCCGGATCTTCGAGTACCTCGACCTCGAGCCCGCGATCGTCGAGCGGCCGGACGCGCGACCGCTGCCGGACACGGGCGAGGGCGGTCACGTCGAGTTCCGCGCGGTCTCGTTCCGCTATCCACCGCCGCGACTGCTCGGCGTCCAGGCCCGCGAGGACGAGGAGACCGGCGAGGTCTCGGCGACTGCTGCCCCGGCCGCCGCCGAGGAGCGGTGGACGCTGCACGACGTGTCACTGACGGTGGAGCCTGGTCGCCTCGCTGCCATCGTCGGGCCCTCGGGATCGGGCAAGACCACGATGACCTACCTCGTACCCCGCTTCTACGACGTCACCGAGGGCGCCGTCCTCATCGACGGGGTCGACGTCCGGGAGGCGACGGAGCGGTCGCTGGCCACCGCTGTCGGGATGGTGACGCAGGAGCCGTACCTCTTCCACGGGACGGTCTACGAGAACATCGCGTACGCGAAGGAGGGCGCGACGCCCGCGGAGGTCGAGCAGGCCGCCCGCGACGCCAACATCCACGACCGGATCATGAGCTTCGCCGAGGGCTACGACACGGTGACCGGCGAGCGCGGCTACCGGCTGTCAGGCGGCGAGAAGCAGCGCGTCGCGATCGCCCGGGTGTTCCTGATGAACCCGCGGGTGCTGATCCTCGACGAGGCGACGTCGGCGCTCGACACCGAGACCGAGCGCCTCGTCCAGGACGCGCTCGAGCGCGCCACCGCCGGGCGTACGACGATCGCGATCGCGCACCGCCTGTCGACGATCCAGAACGCGGACGTCATCTTCGGGCTGGAGGACGGTGAGCTCGTCGAGCAGGGCACGCACACCGAGCTGCTCGCCCACGGCGGGCTCTACTCGAGGCTGTACGTCGAGCAGTTCGGCGGCGGCCAGATCGAGGGACGCTTCCGCGACGGGGTCCTGTTCAGGGACGGCACGTGCGTGCGGGAGGGCGAGGACCACCCCCGCGCGGACGTACGCATCTGA
- a CDS encoding dipeptidase produces the protein MTPSTSPPPNPAAAQAVTDDETVRTALAKALVFDGHNDLAWECRAEAAYSTDGLGADAPHGRFHTDVPRLRRGGVGAQFWSVFVPTRIKGADAVTATLEQIDFVHRLVADYPDDFRLARTGDDVRAAWAEGRIASLLGAEGGHCIDDSLAVLRNYARLGVAYMTLTHNDNTAWADSATDEPVHGGLTDVGREVVREMNRLGMLVDLSHVSPATMEDALDVTSAPVVFSHSSCRAVSDHPRNVPDDVLYRVRKNGGVVMIAFVPSFLNEEWARWRQGGNVGPEPVVSVDDVVAHVEHARVVMGVEHVGLGGDYDGFVSFPRGLEDVATYPRILEALAARGWTADELSALAGGNVLRVLDAAWAARVSDAG, from the coding sequence GTGACTCCCTCGACCTCACCTCCCCCCAACCCGGCCGCGGCACAGGCCGTGACCGACGACGAGACAGTCCGTACGGCGCTCGCGAAGGCACTGGTCTTCGACGGGCACAACGACCTGGCGTGGGAGTGTCGCGCCGAGGCCGCGTACTCGACCGACGGCCTGGGCGCCGACGCACCGCACGGCCGCTTCCACACCGACGTCCCGCGCCTGCGCCGCGGTGGGGTCGGGGCTCAGTTCTGGTCGGTCTTCGTCCCGACCCGGATCAAGGGTGCCGACGCGGTGACCGCGACCCTCGAGCAGATCGACTTCGTCCACCGGCTCGTCGCTGACTATCCCGACGACTTCCGCCTCGCGCGGACCGGCGACGACGTCCGTGCCGCCTGGGCCGAGGGCAGGATCGCCTCGCTGCTCGGCGCCGAGGGCGGCCACTGCATCGACGACTCGCTCGCGGTCCTCCGCAACTACGCCCGTCTGGGCGTCGCCTACATGACCCTCACGCACAACGACAACACCGCGTGGGCCGACTCGGCGACCGACGAGCCCGTGCACGGGGGCCTCACTGACGTCGGACGGGAGGTCGTCCGCGAGATGAACCGGCTCGGCATGCTGGTCGACCTGTCGCACGTCTCTCCGGCGACGATGGAGGACGCCCTCGACGTGACGTCGGCACCGGTGGTCTTCAGCCACTCCAGCTGTCGCGCGGTCTCCGACCATCCCCGCAACGTCCCCGACGACGTGCTGTACCGCGTCCGCAAGAACGGTGGCGTGGTGATGATCGCGTTCGTCCCGAGCTTCCTCAACGAGGAGTGGGCGCGTTGGCGTCAGGGCGGGAACGTCGGTCCGGAGCCCGTCGTCTCGGTGGACGACGTCGTCGCGCACGTCGAGCACGCCCGAGTGGTGATGGGGGTGGAGCACGTGGGTCTCGGCGGCGACTACGACGGGTTCGTGTCGTTCCCCCGAGGCCTGGAGGACGTCGCGACCTATCCGCGGATCCTGGAGGCCCTCGCCGCGCGCGGCTGGACCGCCGACGAGCTCTCCGCGCTCGCCGGCGGCAACGTGCTGCGCGTCCTGGACGCCGCCTGGGCCGCGCGCGTCAGCGACGCCGGCTGA
- a CDS encoding GlxA family transcriptional regulator, with the protein MIRTVSALVLDDVTAFELGVVCEVFGIDRTEDGVPPFDFRICGPVAGRPVSLSVGGSIVPDHGLDGLRGADLVAVVPSWRRTGEALMPIEEHILDALRAAHAEGAIMLSLCSGAFILGEAGLLDGRPCTTHWRHAASLRESFPVAKVDENVLFVDDGDVITSAGTAAGIDAALHLVRREVGSQAANAIARRMVVPPQRDGGQRQFIEHPVPECSDDMFAEVLDWMVEHLDEQQPIARLAGLAGMSTRTFARRFAAETGTTPIQWLTQQRVLQARTLLESSDLDVDHVAHRCGFSSGTLLRHHFRRIVGVTPGEYRKTFSLA; encoded by the coding sequence ATGATCCGTACCGTTTCCGCCCTCGTCCTCGACGACGTCACCGCCTTCGAGCTCGGTGTCGTGTGCGAGGTCTTCGGGATCGACCGCACCGAGGACGGCGTCCCGCCCTTCGACTTCCGCATCTGCGGGCCGGTGGCCGGACGCCCGGTGTCGCTGTCGGTCGGCGGCTCGATCGTGCCGGACCACGGCCTCGACGGCCTCCGGGGAGCCGACCTGGTGGCGGTGGTGCCGTCGTGGCGCAGGACGGGCGAGGCGCTGATGCCCATCGAGGAGCACATCCTCGATGCGCTCCGCGCCGCCCACGCCGAGGGAGCGATCATGCTCAGCCTGTGCAGCGGTGCGTTCATCCTCGGCGAGGCCGGGCTCCTCGACGGGCGCCCGTGCACGACCCACTGGCGGCACGCCGCCAGCCTGCGCGAGTCCTTCCCGGTCGCCAAGGTCGACGAGAACGTGCTGTTCGTGGACGACGGTGACGTCATCACGAGCGCCGGTACGGCCGCCGGCATCGACGCCGCGCTCCACCTCGTCCGCCGCGAGGTCGGGAGCCAGGCGGCCAACGCGATCGCGCGCCGCATGGTGGTGCCGCCGCAACGTGACGGTGGTCAGCGTCAGTTCATCGAGCACCCGGTGCCGGAGTGCAGCGACGACATGTTCGCCGAGGTCCTCGACTGGATGGTCGAGCACCTCGACGAGCAGCAGCCCATCGCCCGGCTCGCTGGACTTGCGGGCATGTCGACCCGGACGTTCGCACGTCGCTTCGCCGCGGAGACCGGCACGACGCCGATCCAGTGGCTGACGCAGCAGCGCGTGCTGCAGGCGCGCACGCTGCTGGAGTCGAGCGACCTCGACGTCGACCACGTCGCGCACCGGTGCGGCTTCTCGTCGGGGACGCTGCTGCGCCACCACTTCCGGCGCATCGTCGGGGTCACGCCAGGCGAGTACCGGAAGACGTTCTCGCTGGCGTGA
- a CDS encoding DJ-1/PfpI/YhbO family deglycase/protease, whose product MAEADLSGRRVLAIVTNYGVEQDELVVPVDHLRERGADVQVAAVEDEPIETLVGDKDPGKTVHPTTTLGQVDPTVYDLLVIPGGTVNADQLRLDEDAVRIVSTFEGEGRPIAAICHGPWALVEADIVDGRRLTSYASLKTDIGNAGGRWVDAAAVVDDSRRPTIITSRTPKDLDDFLREIEKVLA is encoded by the coding sequence ATGGCTGAGGCCGACCTCAGCGGTCGTCGTGTCCTGGCGATCGTCACGAACTACGGCGTGGAGCAGGACGAGCTCGTCGTTCCCGTCGACCACCTGCGCGAGCGCGGCGCGGACGTCCAGGTCGCGGCTGTCGAGGACGAGCCCATCGAGACGCTCGTCGGTGACAAGGATCCGGGCAAGACGGTCCACCCGACCACCACGCTCGGGCAGGTCGATCCCACCGTCTACGACCTCCTGGTCATCCCCGGCGGCACTGTCAACGCCGACCAGCTGCGGCTGGACGAGGACGCGGTACGCATCGTCTCCACCTTCGAGGGCGAGGGCCGGCCGATCGCCGCGATCTGCCACGGGCCGTGGGCACTGGTCGAGGCGGACATCGTCGACGGGCGCAGGCTCACGTCGTACGCCTCGCTGAAGACCGACATCGGCAACGCGGGCGGCCGGTGGGTGGATGCGGCTGCGGTCGTGGACGACTCGCGCCGACCCACGATCATCACCTCCCGGACGCCGAAGGACCTCGACGACTTCCTCCGCGAGATCGAGAAGGTCCTCGCCTGA
- a CDS encoding heavy metal translocating P-type ATPase gives MTLQSHELEIGGMTCASCAARVEKKLNKLDGVEASVNFATERAYVSAPAFVDVADLVATVERTGYSAAPVHEADPEGDREPEDDPELAELRQRLLISAVLAAPVLVLSMVPAWQFDNWQWLSLTLAAPVAVWGAWPFHRAAWINARHGAATMDTLISIGVAAAFGWSVYALFWGHAGVTGMTMEISWFSQGSGADEIYLEVASAVTVFILLGRFLEQRAKRDSGAALRALLALGAKDVVVLREGREVEIPVAELGVGDVFVVRPGDKVATDGDVVSGSASVDLSMLTGESVPVDVGAGDRVVGGTVAAGGRLMVSATAVGGQTQLAQMARLVESAQSGKAPVQRLADRISAVFVPVVLVLAVLTWIGWMVTGGTATEAFTAAVAVLIIACPCALGLATPTALLAGTGRGAQRGILVKGPEVLESTRRIDTIVLDKTGTVTEGAMHVAAVTTAPGFDEQELLRLAGAVEAASEHPLGRAVAEAARAATSDGDLPKVDRFTASTGLGVAGTVDGRSVRVGRLAWLVDHGAWPSTSLPPVDPATTPVHVAVDGVVRGVVAVADRVKPTSAEAITRLRGLGLDPVLLTGDRQSVAEAVAGEVGITEVVAEVMPEGKAAVIAELQARGRTVAMVGDGVNDAPALAAADLGIAMGTGADVAIEASDLTLVRGDLLLTADAIALSRATLRTIKQNLGWAFGYNVAAIPLAAAGFLNPLIAGAAMAASSVLVVTNSLRLRSL, from the coding sequence ATGACCCTTCAGTCGCACGAGCTGGAGATCGGCGGCATGACGTGCGCCTCGTGCGCCGCACGCGTCGAGAAGAAGCTCAACAAGCTCGACGGTGTCGAGGCGAGCGTCAACTTCGCCACCGAGCGCGCGTACGTCTCCGCACCGGCCTTCGTCGACGTGGCGGACCTCGTCGCGACGGTGGAGCGCACCGGCTACTCCGCGGCACCCGTGCACGAGGCGGACCCGGAGGGTGACCGCGAGCCCGAGGACGACCCCGAGCTCGCCGAGCTGCGTCAGCGCCTGCTGATCTCGGCCGTCCTCGCCGCACCGGTCCTCGTCTTGTCGATGGTGCCGGCGTGGCAGTTCGACAACTGGCAGTGGCTCTCGCTCACCCTCGCCGCGCCGGTCGCCGTGTGGGGCGCGTGGCCCTTCCACCGCGCCGCGTGGATCAACGCCCGCCACGGTGCCGCCACGATGGACACCCTGATCTCGATCGGCGTCGCGGCGGCGTTCGGGTGGTCGGTGTACGCACTGTTCTGGGGGCACGCCGGCGTCACCGGCATGACCATGGAGATCTCCTGGTTCAGCCAGGGTTCCGGCGCGGACGAGATCTATCTCGAGGTGGCGAGCGCCGTCACCGTCTTCATCCTCCTCGGCCGCTTCCTCGAGCAGCGCGCCAAGCGCGACTCGGGTGCGGCCCTGCGAGCCCTCCTCGCGCTCGGCGCCAAGGACGTCGTGGTCCTCCGCGAGGGACGTGAGGTGGAGATCCCGGTCGCCGAGCTCGGTGTGGGCGACGTCTTCGTCGTACGCCCCGGCGACAAGGTCGCGACCGACGGCGACGTCGTCTCGGGCTCCGCCTCGGTCGACCTGTCGATGCTCACCGGCGAGAGCGTGCCGGTCGACGTCGGTGCGGGCGACCGCGTCGTCGGCGGCACCGTCGCCGCCGGCGGCCGCCTGATGGTGAGCGCCACCGCCGTCGGCGGGCAGACGCAGCTCGCGCAGATGGCACGCCTGGTCGAGAGCGCGCAGAGCGGCAAGGCGCCCGTCCAGCGACTCGCCGACCGCATCTCGGCCGTCTTCGTCCCGGTCGTCCTCGTGCTGGCCGTGCTCACGTGGATCGGCTGGATGGTCACCGGCGGAACGGCCACCGAGGCGTTCACGGCCGCTGTGGCGGTGCTCATCATCGCCTGCCCCTGCGCCCTCGGCCTCGCGACGCCGACCGCGCTCCTGGCCGGAACCGGCCGCGGCGCCCAGCGCGGGATCCTCGTGAAGGGCCCGGAGGTCCTCGAGTCGACCCGCCGCATCGACACGATCGTGCTCGACAAGACCGGCACCGTCACCGAGGGCGCGATGCACGTCGCCGCCGTGACGACCGCACCCGGGTTCGACGAGCAGGAGCTGCTGCGCCTCGCCGGCGCGGTCGAGGCGGCCTCCGAGCACCCGCTCGGCCGGGCGGTGGCCGAGGCCGCTCGTGCCGCGACGTCGGACGGAGACCTGCCGAAGGTCGACCGGTTCACCGCCTCCACCGGGCTCGGGGTCGCCGGCACCGTCGACGGTCGGTCGGTCCGCGTCGGCCGGCTCGCCTGGCTCGTCGACCACGGCGCGTGGCCGTCGACGTCGCTGCCGCCGGTCGACCCGGCGACCACGCCGGTCCACGTCGCCGTCGACGGTGTCGTACGCGGTGTCGTGGCGGTCGCCGACCGTGTGAAGCCGACGTCGGCCGAGGCGATCACGCGACTGCGTGGCCTCGGCCTCGACCCCGTGCTCCTCACCGGTGACCGCCAGTCCGTCGCCGAGGCGGTCGCCGGCGAGGTCGGCATCACCGAGGTCGTCGCCGAGGTGATGCCCGAGGGCAAGGCGGCCGTGATCGCCGAGCTCCAGGCGCGCGGTCGTACGGTCGCGATGGTCGGTGACGGCGTGAACGACGCGCCGGCGCTCGCCGCCGCCGATCTCGGCATCGCGATGGGGACGGGCGCGGACGTCGCCATCGAGGCCTCCGACCTGACGCTCGTCCGTGGCGACCTTCTGCTCACCGCCGACGCGATCGCGCTGTCCCGGGCGACGCTGCGGACGATCAAGCAGAACCTCGGCTGGGCGTTCGGCTACAACGTCGCGGCGATCCCGCTCGCCGCGGCCGGCTTCCTCAACCCGCTGATCGCCGGTGCCGCGATGGCGGCGAGCTCGGTGCTCGTGGTCACGAACTCGCTGCGGCTGCGGAGCCTTTGA
- a CDS encoding VOC family protein: MLGDTPAFSGFSVDDTTTAKAFYADTLGLDVDEENGMLTLHLAGGRDTLVYPKGEHHQPASYTILNFRVPDVEAAVDGLTERGVVFEKYEGTPTETDEKGIFRGGGPLIAWFTDPAGNVLSVIQE, translated from the coding sequence ATGCTTGGCGACACACCAGCCTTCAGCGGCTTCTCGGTGGACGACACGACGACGGCCAAGGCGTTCTACGCCGACACTCTCGGGCTCGACGTCGACGAGGAGAACGGCATGCTCACCCTGCACCTCGCAGGCGGGCGCGACACGCTCGTCTATCCGAAGGGCGAGCACCACCAGCCGGCGTCGTACACGATCCTGAACTTCCGCGTGCCCGACGTCGAGGCGGCGGTCGACGGCCTGACCGAGCGTGGGGTGGTCTTCGAGAAGTACGAGGGCACGCCGACGGAGACCGACGAGAAGGGGATCTTCCGTGGTGGTGGCCCGCTCATCGCGTGGTTCACCGACCCCGCCGGCAACGTCCTCTCCGTCATCCAGGAGTAG
- a CDS encoding SDR family oxidoreductase translates to MATLIGITGATGSVGGSVARHLADGGRTTRLIVRDAARAPRLPRAEVAVASYDDTEACRRAYAGLDTLFLVSATESADRVQQHHGAIDAAAAAGVRQVVYLSFAGAGPDAGFTLARDHGATEAYAQESGLAWTFLRDNFYTDALRMMFGADGVIRGPAGHGRVACVARDDVAAVAALVLASPRSHAGRAYELTGPEALTLNQIAALMTEATGSPHRYVDETMAQAHASRAHYGAPEWMVDAWISTYTAIRDGELERVTSDVPDLLGRPALSAREVFSRRR, encoded by the coding sequence ATGGCCACGCTCATCGGCATCACCGGTGCCACCGGCTCCGTCGGCGGCTCGGTCGCTCGCCACCTCGCCGACGGCGGGCGCACGACGCGGCTGATCGTCCGCGACGCCGCCCGAGCACCGCGTCTCCCGCGCGCCGAGGTCGCCGTCGCGTCGTACGACGACACCGAGGCGTGCCGCCGAGCGTACGCGGGCCTCGACACGCTGTTCCTCGTCTCGGCGACCGAGTCCGCCGACCGGGTCCAGCAGCACCACGGCGCGATCGATGCCGCCGCGGCGGCCGGCGTACGCCAGGTCGTGTACCTCTCGTTCGCGGGCGCGGGGCCCGACGCCGGGTTCACGCTCGCCAGGGACCACGGCGCGACGGAGGCGTACGCGCAGGAGTCCGGGCTCGCGTGGACGTTCCTGCGGGACAACTTCTACACCGACGCGCTCAGGATGATGTTCGGCGCCGACGGAGTCATCCGTGGCCCTGCCGGGCACGGCCGGGTGGCCTGCGTCGCGCGCGACGACGTCGCCGCCGTCGCGGCGCTGGTGCTGGCGTCGCCGCGGTCGCACGCCGGCCGGGCGTACGAGCTCACCGGACCCGAGGCGCTCACCCTGAACCAGATCGCCGCGCTGATGACCGAGGCGACCGGCAGCCCGCACCGCTACGTCGACGAGACGATGGCGCAGGCGCACGCCTCACGGGCGCACTACGGCGCGCCGGAGTGGATGGTCGACGCGTGGATCAGCACCTACACCGCGATCCGCGACGGCGAGCTCGAACGCGTGACCAGCGACGTGCCCGACCTCCTCGGCCGCCCCGCCCTGTCGGCGCGCGAGGTCTTCAGCCGGCGTCGCTGA